A window of Longimicrobiaceae bacterium genomic DNA:
GACGGCCCGGCCGTGGTCGATCACGCGGTGCGTGAAGACCACGCGGGACTCGTACGGGAGCAGCTTGAGGAGGTCCACCTCGATCCGCTCCGGGTCCTCCTCCCGGGTGAGGCCCAGGCGCGCGGCGATGCGCTTCACGTGGGTGTCCACCACCACCCCGTCCGCCTCGCCGAAGGCGATCCCGCGCACCACGTTGGCCGTCTTCCGCCCGACGCCGGGGAGCGCGACCAGCGCCTCCATGTCGCGCGGGACCTCGCCGCCGTGCCGCTCCACCAGCGCGCGCCCCAGCCCGATCAGCGCCTTCGCCTTGTTGCGGTAGAAGTTGATGGCGCGGACGGCCTGCTCCATCTCCTCCTGCGTGGCGTCGGCGTAGTCCTGCGCGGTGCTGTACTTCGCGAAGAGCGCCGGGGTGACCCGGTTCACCATGGCGTCCGTGCACTGCGCGGAGAGCACGGTTGCCACCAGCAGCTGCAGCGGCGTCTCGTGGTCCAGCGAGCAGCGGCTCTCCGGGTAAAGGGCGGCGAGCCCCTCAAGGATCCGGGCGGTGCGCTCCTGCCGCGCCGCCTTGCTTTCTCTTGGCAAAGTGCTCCTCGACCGCTTCCAGTTCCCACGTGTTCAGCACCTGCGGCGCGGCCAGCCACCCCTTGCGGGCGGCGTTCACGCCGTAGGCGACGTTGTCCAGCCCGCCCGTGGAGTGGGCGTCCGGGTTGACCGGGACCAGCACCCCCCGCCCGGCGGCGTAGCGCACGTGCCGCCAGTCCAGGTCCAGCCGGCTGGGGTCGGCGTTGATCTCGATGGCGACGCCGTGCTCCGCGGCGGCGTCGATCACCGCCCGCACGTCCACGGCGTAGGCGTCGCGGTACAGCAGGACGCGCCCCGTGGGGTGCCCCAGCATCGTCAGGTGCGGGTTGGAGACGGCCCGGACGAAGCGGTCCGTCATCGCCTGCTCGCCCATCCCGAACTGCGAGTGGACGGAGCCCACCACGTAGTCGAAGCCGGCGAGGAGCTCGTCCGGGTAGTCCAGCCGCCCGTCCGGGAGGATGTCGCACTCCGTCCCCTTGAAGAGGCGGAAGCGCTCCGCGCCCGCGCCGCCGTGCGCCGCGTTCCAGGCGTCGATCTCCCGCTGCTGCTTCCGGGCGGCGGCGGGGACGAGCCCCCCGGCGTACGAGGCCGAGCGGGAGTGGTCGGCGATCCCAAGATACCGCCACCCGCGCCCGCGCGCAGCCTCCGCCATCTCCGCGAGGGTGGCGGTGCCGTCGGACCAGGTGGTGTGGCAGTGGAAGGTGCCCCGCAGGTCGGCGGTCTCCACCAGGCGGGGGATGCGCCCCTCGGCCGCCGCGGCGACCTCGCCCATCCCCTCGCGCAGCTCCGGCGGGACGTACGCCAGGCCCAGCGCGGCGTAGAGCGCCGCCTCGTCCGGAAGCGGGACGGCTTCCCCGCCCCGCCACAGCCCGTCCGCGTCCAGCCGCAGCCCGCGCGCCTCCGCCCGCGCCTGCAGATCCGCGAGGTGCGCGGCGCTCCCCGTCTCCCGGGCGACGGCGGCGACGAAGCGCTCCGGGGCCACGCAGCGGAGGCGGACCTCCACCCCGTCGCGGAGGCGGAGCGTGGAGCGCCCCTCCGCCCCCGGGGCCGCGCTGCCCCCCGCGTCCTCCAGCGCCAGGAACGCCGCCACCACCCGCTCCGGCTCCGCCGAGGCGGCCACCAGGTCGACCGTGGCGACGGTCTCCATGCGGCGGCGCAGCTCCCCGGCGATCTCGGCGGCGGCCACGGCGGGATGGGCGCGCAGCCACTCCAGGAAGCGGACCGCCAGCTCCATCCCGCGCGGGTAGCGGCGGCGCCCGGCGGAGGCGCGCACGAAGGCGAGCCCCTGCAGCACCCTGTCCTGCGTCTTGCGGCCGAAGCCGGGGAGCGCCGCAATGGTACCGGCGCGGGCGGCGTCTTCGAGCTGGTCCAGCGACTCCACGCCCAGCTCGGCGTACAGCGTCCGGACGCGCCGCCTTCCCAGCCCGGGGATGTGGAGCAGGTCGTGCACCCCCACGGGGACGCTGGCGCGCAGCCGCTCGTGCTGCGTGGAGCGGCCGGTCTCCAGCAGCTCGGCGATGGTGTCCGCGATGGCGGGG
This region includes:
- the polX gene encoding DNA polymerase/3'-5' exonuclease PolX, giving the protein MNAREVAAVLEEIAMLGELAGENAFRTRAFSAAARTLEGTTADLAELARAGELTTLPGVGPAIADTIAELLETGRSTQHERLRASVPVGVHDLLHIPGLGRRRVRTLYAELGVESLDQLEDAARAGTIAALPGFGRKTQDRVLQGLAFVRASAGRRRYPRGMELAVRFLEWLRAHPAVAAAEIAGELRRRMETVATVDLVAASAEPERVVAAFLALEDAGGSAAPGAEGRSTLRLRDGVEVRLRCVAPERFVAAVARETGSAAHLADLQARAEARGLRLDADGLWRGGEAVPLPDEAALYAALGLAYVPPELREGMGEVAAAAEGRIPRLVETADLRGTFHCHTTWSDGTATLAEMAEAARGRGWRYLGIADHSRSASYAGGLVPAAARKQQREIDAWNAAHGGAGAERFRLFKGTECDILPDGRLDYPDELLAGFDYVVGSVHSQFGMGEQAMTDRFVRAVSNPHLTMLGHPTGRVLLYRDAYAVDVRAVIDAAAEHGVAIEINADPSRLDLDWRHVRYAAGRGVLVPVNPDAHSTGGLDNVAYGVNAARKGWLAAPQVLNTWELEAVEEHFAKRKQGGAAGAHRPDP
- the nth gene encoding endonuclease III yields the protein MPRESKAARQERTARILEGLAALYPESRCSLDHETPLQLLVATVLSAQCTDAMVNRVTPALFAKYSTAQDYADATQEEMEQAVRAINFYRNKAKALIGLGRALVERHGGEVPRDMEALVALPGVGRKTANVVRGIAFGEADGVVVDTHVKRIAARLGLTREEDPERIEVDLLKLLPYESRVVFTHRVIDHGRAVCTARRAHCERCTLAEHCPSAPHPERA